In Tsuneonella dongtanensis, a single window of DNA contains:
- a CDS encoding type IV secretion system protein, with protein sequence MSAACDQAAKGVGNGVAAALQAVDCVAAETTAAAFGRLFAPGGALVTVLTILLTLFVAWFGINLLLGRANLSVRSLTPRMMTIGVVLTLVTSWVAYSTLLWNLAVGGPDWIAGVITGARESATQVFAQKIDVVFQALQQASPQTEGKDIGAFSPEGMMWLGAMLFLLGTVGVLVTARIGLAVLVAIGPVFVVMALFPGTRGLFTGWLKGLVMLALVPLFAVLGGSVMLELAVPILAALVATPGQVDPQAAMAFFVVGAVHAALMIMVLKVAGTMVAGWRVFGLVPDKGDRGESGASAAPTVVSAAAAASPSAQSSAASDRRIPVAAFATAPAANDVVAASGGSRDTRVITNTVASGSGQAASAMPGTTRAKGVGSRFRAPPPRLSEKMK encoded by the coding sequence ATGAGCGCGGCCTGCGATCAGGCCGCAAAGGGCGTCGGCAACGGCGTCGCCGCGGCGCTGCAGGCGGTCGATTGCGTCGCCGCCGAAACCACCGCGGCCGCGTTCGGCCGCCTCTTCGCACCGGGCGGTGCGCTCGTCACGGTGCTGACGATCCTCCTGACGCTGTTCGTGGCGTGGTTCGGCATCAACCTGCTGCTCGGCCGGGCGAACCTTTCGGTCCGCTCGCTCACCCCGCGGATGATGACGATCGGCGTGGTGCTGACGCTGGTGACGAGCTGGGTCGCCTACAGCACGCTCTTATGGAACCTCGCGGTCGGCGGGCCCGACTGGATCGCGGGCGTCATCACCGGTGCCCGGGAAAGTGCAACGCAGGTCTTCGCGCAGAAGATCGACGTCGTCTTCCAGGCGCTCCAGCAGGCAAGCCCGCAGACCGAGGGCAAGGACATCGGGGCGTTCTCGCCAGAGGGCATGATGTGGCTCGGTGCGATGCTTTTCCTGCTCGGCACCGTGGGCGTGCTCGTGACGGCGCGCATCGGGCTTGCGGTGCTGGTGGCAATCGGGCCGGTTTTCGTGGTCATGGCGCTGTTTCCGGGCACGCGCGGGCTGTTCACCGGCTGGCTCAAAGGCCTCGTGATGCTGGCGCTCGTTCCGTTGTTCGCGGTTCTCGGGGGCAGCGTGATGCTGGAACTCGCAGTCCCGATCCTGGCCGCGCTCGTCGCCACGCCGGGGCAGGTCGATCCGCAGGCGGCGATGGCCTTCTTCGTCGTCGGCGCGGTCCATGCCGCGCTGATGATCATGGTGCTCAAGGTCGCGGGGACCATGGTCGCCGGCTGGCGCGTGTTCGGCCTGGTGCCCGACAAGGGCGACCGCGGCGAAAGCGGGGCGAGTGCCGCGCCGACCGTGGTGTCGGCGGCGGCCGCCGCGAGCCCTTCCGCTCAATCGTCCGCGGCAAGCGATCGCCGGATCCCGGTCGCCGCATTCGCCACCGCACCCGCCGCCAACGACGTCGTCGCGGCAAGCGGAGGCAGCCGCGATACCCGCGTCATCACCAACACCGTCGCTTCAGGTTCCGGTCAGGCGGCATCCGCCATGCCGGGGACCACGCGCGCCAAGGGGGTCGGCAGTCGGTTCCGGGCCCCGCCGCCGCGTCTCTCGGAGAAAATGAAATGA
- a CDS encoding TrbG/VirB9 family P-type conjugative transfer protein — protein sequence MIRASLVLALAATSVAASAQDARIVERFYDAGKIVRIEGRTKVQATIQFGEDEHIENVAIGDSEAWQVTPNKRANLLFVKPLAPNASTNMTVVTDRHTYLFDLVASAGAKPLYVLRFTYPEEPKPAVRMAESGAPTEDEIAAITQPQAVTDPAELNFAWEGKGDRKLLPARTYDDGSATFLAWPAGSPVPAILIKDAAGTEGPVNFTVRGDVIVVDGVPREIVLRSGKDAATLINSGPAKAAPPSPQAALARSDMPISGENR from the coding sequence ATGATCCGCGCCAGCCTCGTGCTTGCACTCGCTGCCACTTCCGTTGCCGCTTCTGCGCAGGATGCGCGGATCGTCGAGCGTTTCTACGATGCCGGCAAGATCGTCCGCATCGAAGGCCGCACCAAGGTCCAGGCGACGATCCAGTTCGGCGAGGACGAGCATATCGAGAACGTGGCGATCGGCGACAGCGAGGCGTGGCAGGTCACGCCGAACAAGCGGGCCAACCTGCTGTTCGTGAAGCCGCTCGCGCCCAACGCGTCGACCAACATGACCGTCGTCACCGACCGGCATACCTACCTGTTCGATCTCGTCGCGAGCGCCGGCGCCAAGCCGCTCTACGTCCTGCGGTTCACCTATCCTGAAGAGCCCAAGCCGGCCGTTCGCATGGCCGAGAGCGGGGCTCCGACCGAGGACGAGATCGCCGCGATCACCCAGCCGCAGGCGGTGACCGACCCAGCCGAGCTCAACTTCGCCTGGGAGGGCAAGGGCGATCGCAAGCTGCTTCCCGCGCGCACCTACGACGATGGCAGCGCGACCTTCCTCGCCTGGCCCGCGGGCAGTCCGGTTCCGGCGATCCTGATCAAAGATGCCGCGGGTACCGAAGGGCCGGTCAACTTCACCGTGCGCGGCGACGTGATCGTCGTCGACGGGGTCCCGCGCGAGATCGTGCTGCGTTCGGGCAAGGACGCCGCGACGTTGATCAACAGCGGCCCAGCCAAGGCTGCTCCGCCGAGCCCGCAGGCTGCACTGGCCCGTTCCGACATGCCGATTTCAGGGGAGAACCGATAA
- a CDS encoding TrbI/VirB10 family protein, with protein MRLAMRLPAKKPGDTATDSDPREGESAEIIDLASRNAFPAVTQRKGKSDGFGLAAGVAVIGLIGAITLWSMNAARTDQQQVAAAPQPVQPAPVVPPQAVTTVAPPQQAVAPRPDPAPQPVYAQPVQQVPGVRANPYSNPTVVFDASNLGGGLGEAVTGAPGQATPGGGSANDFASRVGGVGGAPAQASAMVNPQTTVTQGTLIPAVLETAINTDVPGYVRAVVSQDVRSFDGTRILVPRSSRLIGQYQSGLQGGQKRAYVIWTRLIRPDGASVNLASPAVGFDGTTGLEGKVNSHFFKRFGSSMLLSVIGGLATGGASVVLGGGTSAASTALQQDGQIAPTVRVRAGEPIRVFTARDLDFSAVK; from the coding sequence ATGCGTCTCGCCATGCGACTGCCCGCGAAGAAGCCGGGCGACACCGCTACCGACAGCGACCCGCGCGAGGGGGAAAGCGCCGAGATCATCGATCTCGCCAGCCGCAACGCCTTTCCCGCGGTTACCCAGCGCAAGGGCAAGTCGGACGGATTCGGGCTTGCGGCCGGCGTAGCGGTCATCGGCCTGATCGGCGCGATCACCCTGTGGAGCATGAACGCGGCGCGGACCGACCAGCAACAAGTCGCCGCTGCTCCGCAACCGGTGCAACCGGCCCCGGTCGTCCCGCCGCAGGCAGTGACCACAGTCGCGCCGCCGCAGCAGGCGGTCGCGCCGCGCCCCGATCCGGCACCGCAGCCGGTCTATGCCCAGCCGGTGCAGCAGGTCCCGGGCGTGCGTGCCAATCCCTATTCCAACCCAACGGTGGTGTTCGACGCGAGCAACCTTGGCGGCGGTCTTGGCGAAGCGGTCACCGGCGCGCCCGGCCAGGCAACGCCGGGCGGCGGCAGTGCGAACGACTTCGCCAGCCGGGTCGGCGGGGTAGGCGGCGCACCCGCTCAGGCAAGCGCCATGGTCAATCCGCAAACCACGGTGACCCAAGGCACGCTGATCCCGGCAGTGCTCGAGACCGCGATCAACACCGACGTCCCCGGCTATGTCCGCGCGGTGGTGAGCCAGGACGTGCGGAGCTTCGATGGCACGCGCATCCTCGTGCCCCGCTCGAGCCGGCTGATCGGCCAATACCAGTCGGGACTGCAAGGCGGGCAGAAGCGCGCCTACGTTATCTGGACCCGGCTGATCCGGCCCGATGGTGCTTCGGTGAACCTGGCCTCTCCAGCGGTCGGTTTCGACGGGACGACGGGGCTCGAAGGCAAGGTGAACAGCCACTTCTTCAAGCGCTTCGGCTCGTCGATGTTGCTCTCGGTGATTGGCGGTCTCGCCACCGGCGGAGCCTCGGTCGTTCTCGGCGGCGGGACCAGCGCGGCTTCGACAGCGCTCCAGCAGGACGGGCAGATCGCCCCGACGGTGCGGGTCCGCGCCGGTGAGCCGATCCGCGTCTTCACGGCGCGCGATCTCGACTTCTCCGCGGTGAAGTGA
- the virB11 gene encoding P-type DNA transfer ATPase VirB11, whose translation MTADVHPLQPGSSAERSVYLDAYLAPFQRWLDVDTITEILVNRPGEVWIEDAAHPGMQRIEAPEIDDRLVQRLAEQVARVSHQGINREHPLLGATLPDGARVQFCGPPAARRHWAMAIRRHRRLDLPLDAYDAGPLGGDVRAPMPDAQAEPIAFLREAIRQRRTILISGGTSTGKTTFLNAMLGEIPHGERVILVEDTPELRLPGENGVGLVAVKGELGEAKVTANELLQAALRLRPDRIVLGELRGAESVSFLRAINTGHPGSFSTIHANSLRGALEQLALMVMQTGIGLMRSDTIAYAAGVIDVIVQLGRDGEGKRGITAIAESASIA comes from the coding sequence ATGACGGCAGACGTGCATCCGCTTCAGCCGGGGTCGTCTGCCGAGCGCAGCGTGTATCTCGACGCCTATCTCGCGCCCTTCCAGCGCTGGCTCGACGTCGACACGATCACCGAGATCCTCGTCAACCGGCCGGGCGAGGTGTGGATCGAGGATGCCGCCCATCCCGGCATGCAGCGGATCGAAGCCCCCGAGATCGACGACCGCCTTGTCCAGCGCCTTGCCGAACAGGTCGCGCGGGTCAGCCACCAGGGCATCAACCGCGAGCACCCGCTGCTCGGTGCGACGCTGCCGGACGGCGCGCGCGTGCAGTTCTGCGGCCCGCCGGCTGCGCGCAGGCACTGGGCGATGGCGATCCGGCGCCACCGCCGGCTCGACCTGCCGCTCGACGCCTACGACGCGGGCCCGCTCGGCGGGGACGTTCGTGCGCCGATGCCCGACGCGCAGGCCGAACCGATCGCCTTCCTGCGCGAGGCGATACGCCAGCGGCGCACGATCCTCATCTCGGGCGGGACCAGCACGGGCAAGACCACATTTCTCAACGCCATGCTCGGCGAAATACCGCACGGTGAGCGGGTTATCCTCGTCGAGGACACGCCCGAACTGCGCCTACCCGGCGAGAACGGTGTCGGCCTTGTCGCGGTCAAGGGCGAGCTGGGCGAGGCCAAAGTCACCGCGAACGAGTTGCTGCAAGCCGCGCTTCGCCTACGTCCAGACCGGATCGTGCTGGGCGAGTTGCGCGGGGCCGAAAGCGTCAGCTTCCTGCGTGCGATCAACACCGGGCATCCCGGCAGCTTCTCGACCATCCACGCGAACTCGCTGCGCGGCGCGCTCGAGCAGCTGGCGCTGATGGTCATGCAGACCGGCATCGGCCTCATGCGCAGCGACACCATCGCCTATGCCGCGGGCGTGATCGACGTGATCGTCCAGCTTGGCCGCGATGGAGAGGGCAAGCGCGGCATTACCGCGATCGCCGAGAGCGCCTCGATAGCCTGA
- a CDS encoding TonB-dependent receptor, whose amino-acid sequence MRAKAALLAGICFSAFPVAAFAQDTADQDDDADVIIVTATLRQADVQDIPLAVTAVAPETLERQGVVDIKTLSSISPSFNIQSSQTETQGTSIKIRGVGTTGNNTGLESSVGVFIDGVYQSRPGVALGDLLDLERLEILRGPQGTLFGRNTSAGALNITTRRPNLNRIEGFANATYGNFDFFNVQGGVSLPLAEGVAGVRLSGAYRKRDGLLTSSTGAESLNRDRYILRGQLVYEPTADLSVRIIGDYSKASENCCDAVIVRETELAPFFALHGLPRDGVEDFGPGAVQRRNSNGSSFNNSQRQWGISGEVTYDIASSTKLTYIGGYRNFRARSDQDSEFVNLNVYFSGNGADTGALTGTPNFPSNGGPIKTMTHELRLQGSAFSDKLDWLIGAYYSDEKIRETQAMTLGSAYQAYVSAFNFGGALGANPLLQVTRLGTGGTLAGIPGAAGIPITGGTAVNAAGDYAINQFGADSESFSVFTHNVFDLTDNISVTLGARYVDETKDGFFDQIAARSNACQAVVNAIASGRSAAFGATQANFLAATCFPFATSTALTLPGSTTLASSVATPPLSFLPREYNTRFKDNELTYTAQVAYNTNQGTLLYAGLSHGFKSGGFNLDPAAATTFAGGDPRFKSEKVDAYEAGIKTEFANGRIKANLAVFHMDLTDFQVLEFTGIQFITFNVDKAKSTGAELELFGRLDPYINLNLALTYADSRYPSDCADSITNPAVRPSAVRLCGASLTNAPKFSGVFGVTYDGPINDSGLGLLAAFNANYSSSRRTSTIPLDTNGLPIPFDIQEAAIKMNARLGLSLPNERFAIEAWVNNISNEVTRGITANTPLRGPAGARSRIGFIEEPRTYGLTVRTKF is encoded by the coding sequence ATGAGAGCCAAGGCTGCTCTGCTCGCAGGAATCTGCTTTTCCGCTTTTCCGGTCGCCGCATTCGCACAGGACACCGCCGATCAGGACGACGATGCCGACGTCATCATCGTTACGGCGACGCTTCGTCAGGCCGACGTCCAGGACATCCCGCTTGCGGTGACGGCGGTAGCGCCCGAAACCCTCGAGCGCCAAGGCGTAGTCGATATTAAGACCCTGTCGTCAATCTCGCCGAGCTTTAACATCCAGTCGTCGCAGACCGAAACGCAGGGCACCTCGATCAAAATCCGCGGTGTCGGCACTACCGGCAACAACACCGGCCTCGAAAGCTCGGTCGGCGTATTTATCGACGGGGTCTACCAGTCGCGGCCCGGCGTGGCGCTGGGCGACCTGCTGGACCTCGAGCGGCTGGAAATCCTCCGCGGACCGCAAGGCACGCTCTTCGGGCGCAACACTTCGGCCGGTGCCCTCAACATCACCACCCGGCGCCCCAACCTGAACCGGATCGAAGGCTTCGCGAACGCGACCTACGGCAATTTCGACTTCTTTAATGTCCAGGGCGGCGTGTCGCTTCCGCTCGCCGAGGGCGTAGCCGGGGTCCGCCTGTCGGGTGCCTATCGCAAGCGCGATGGGCTGCTGACCAGCTCGACGGGAGCAGAAAGCCTCAATCGCGACCGTTATATCCTGCGCGGCCAGCTCGTTTACGAGCCGACCGCCGATCTCTCGGTCCGCATCATCGGAGACTACTCGAAGGCGAGCGAGAACTGCTGCGATGCGGTGATCGTCCGCGAAACCGAGCTGGCGCCGTTCTTTGCGCTGCACGGACTGCCGCGCGATGGCGTGGAGGACTTCGGGCCCGGTGCAGTGCAGCGTCGCAATTCGAATGGGTCTTCGTTCAACAACTCGCAGAGGCAGTGGGGCATCTCGGGAGAGGTGACCTACGATATCGCAAGCTCCACCAAGCTGACCTACATCGGCGGCTATCGCAATTTCCGCGCCCGGTCAGATCAGGACTCCGAGTTCGTCAATCTCAATGTCTATTTCTCGGGTAACGGCGCCGACACCGGTGCGTTGACGGGCACACCCAACTTCCCGAGCAACGGCGGCCCGATCAAGACCATGACGCACGAGCTGCGGCTCCAGGGCTCGGCTTTCTCGGACAAGCTCGACTGGCTTATCGGCGCCTACTACTCGGACGAGAAGATCCGTGAGACGCAGGCCATGACGCTCGGATCGGCCTATCAGGCCTATGTCAGCGCGTTCAACTTCGGCGGCGCCCTCGGGGCCAATCCGCTCCTTCAGGTCACCAGGCTGGGTACCGGCGGTACGCTCGCGGGCATCCCGGGTGCGGCTGGCATTCCCATCACCGGCGGCACCGCGGTCAACGCTGCCGGCGATTACGCGATCAACCAGTTCGGGGCGGATTCGGAGAGCTTCTCGGTATTCACGCACAACGTCTTCGATCTGACCGACAATATCTCGGTCACGCTCGGTGCGCGGTACGTTGACGAGACCAAGGACGGCTTCTTCGACCAGATCGCCGCGCGATCGAACGCGTGCCAGGCGGTGGTCAACGCGATCGCATCCGGGCGTTCGGCTGCATTCGGGGCGACCCAGGCAAACTTCCTCGCCGCCACGTGCTTCCCGTTTGCGACTTCGACCGCGCTGACCCTGCCGGGCAGCACTACCCTTGCCAGTTCGGTCGCCACCCCGCCGCTCTCGTTCCTGCCGCGCGAATACAACACGAGGTTCAAGGACAACGAACTGACCTATACTGCGCAGGTCGCTTACAACACCAACCAGGGAACCCTGCTGTATGCAGGCCTCAGCCACGGCTTTAAGTCGGGCGGCTTCAACCTCGATCCAGCGGCGGCGACGACGTTCGCGGGGGGCGATCCGCGGTTCAAGTCGGAAAAGGTCGATGCCTACGAAGCGGGTATCAAGACCGAATTCGCCAACGGCCGCATCAAGGCGAACCTTGCGGTGTTCCATATGGACCTCACCGACTTCCAGGTGCTCGAATTCACTGGAATCCAGTTCATCACGTTCAACGTCGACAAGGCCAAGTCGACCGGTGCGGAACTCGAACTGTTCGGGCGGCTCGATCCGTACATCAACCTGAACCTCGCGCTGACGTATGCCGATTCGCGGTATCCGAGCGATTGCGCGGACAGCATCACGAACCCTGCGGTTCGTCCCTCGGCCGTTCGCCTTTGCGGCGCATCGCTGACCAACGCGCCCAAGTTCTCTGGCGTGTTCGGCGTGACGTATGACGGCCCCATCAACGATTCGGGGCTGGGCCTGCTCGCGGCGTTCAACGCCAACTACTCGAGCAGCCGCCGCACCTCTACCATCCCGCTCGATACCAACGGCCTGCCGATCCCGTTCGACATTCAGGAAGCGGCGATCAAGATGAACGCCCGTCTCGGCCTGTCGCTGCCGAACGAGCGGTTCGCGATCGAAGCGTGGGTCAACAACATCTCGAATGAAGTGACTCGCGGCATCACTGCAAACACGCCGCTCCGTGGTCCAGCCGGCGCGCGTTCGCGGATCGGCTTCATCGAGGAGCCGCGGACTTACGGCCTGACCGTCCGCACCAAGTTCTGA
- a CDS encoding queuosine precursor transporter, translating to MSEKVAAIEGEAAAPRHFRYYDIIMAAFVAILLLSNIIGASKPSYVTLPVVGEWSFGAGVLFFPISYIIGDILTEVYGYARARRVIWTGFAALAFMAFMAWVVVKLPPAAGWPGQEAYEFVFGNSWRIVLASMTAFWVGEFANSFVLAKLKVWTEGRHLWLRTIGSTFVGQGLDSLIFYPLAFYGLAGWPPEQLMMVVVSQWAIKTAWEALLTPVTYVVVGRLKRAEGVEVFDRDTNFSPFGKAA from the coding sequence ATGAGCGAAAAGGTGGCAGCGATCGAGGGGGAAGCCGCCGCGCCGCGGCACTTCCGCTATTACGACATCATCATGGCGGCATTCGTCGCCATCCTGCTGCTGTCGAACATCATCGGCGCTTCGAAGCCAAGCTACGTGACGCTGCCCGTGGTCGGCGAATGGTCGTTCGGCGCGGGCGTGCTGTTCTTTCCCATCAGCTACATCATTGGCGACATCCTGACCGAGGTATACGGCTACGCCCGCGCGCGCCGAGTGATCTGGACCGGGTTCGCAGCGCTTGCCTTCATGGCGTTCATGGCGTGGGTGGTGGTCAAGCTGCCGCCGGCCGCAGGCTGGCCCGGCCAGGAGGCCTACGAGTTCGTATTCGGCAATTCGTGGCGCATCGTGCTCGCGTCGATGACGGCGTTCTGGGTTGGCGAGTTCGCCAACAGTTTCGTGCTCGCGAAACTCAAGGTCTGGACCGAAGGCCGCCACCTGTGGCTGCGGACGATCGGATCGACTTTCGTCGGCCAGGGCCTCGACAGCCTGATCTTCTACCCGCTGGCGTTCTACGGCCTCGCCGGCTGGCCGCCCGAGCAGCTGATGATGGTGGTGGTTTCGCAATGGGCGATCAAGACCGCCTGGGAAGCGCTGCTCACCCCGGTCACGTACGTTGTCGTCGGCCGCCTCAAGCGTGCCGAAGGGGTCGAGGTGTTTGACCGCGACACGAACTTCTCGCCCTTCGGCAAGGCCGCATAG